The sequence CATCGTGACGGCGTTCAACGTGCCGCGGGCCCCCGAGGGCAAGACCTACCAGCTGTGGGCGATCTCGAAGGCGCTCAAGGCGCCCGTCTCAATGGGAACGTTCAACACGGACGAGGAAGGACGCGCGACGATCATCGTTCCGGTGGGCACTGACGTCAACGCGATCGGAGTCGTTGAGCTGTGCGCGATGACCCTCGAGCCGGCCGGCGGCTCGCCCGGCCCCACGGAAACGCCGCGCCTCGTGGGGAGCTGGCGTCACACGGACTGAGCCGCTCGTCCGCATCCTGGCCGACCAGAACGTTCCACGGATTGTATCGAAGTGATCTGGCCACTTGGTGCGCCGAGCGCAGCTGTAGGCAACGCAAGTGCCTGTCGGTCATGGCGTTATGTCGCTGGCGCGGCATGGGCACGCGACCTGCCTTTCACTTGGTGAGACGGCCACCTGGTCGCCGACACCCTTTCGTGGAAGCCAACTCGTGACACCTGCCACCATCCTTCGCACGGGCGCCCTCCTGTGCGGCGCCCTGCTCGCCGCCTGCGCCGATCCCACCTCGCCGAAGTCGCATCAGTTTGAGGCGCTCCTCGCGAAGGGCAGTGGCGGCGGTGGTGGCGGTGGCGGCGGTGGTGGCGGCGGTGGTGGTGGTGCCGTCGTCGGCCGCATCCGCACTGCCTCAGCTGGCGCAGCATGCGACCGGGGAACGTCGATGGGCGTGACGATCCGCAAGGGGATCAACGACCGCGCTGAGATCATCATGAACGTCGTCGGGCCGTCCACCTATCCCGCGGCGTCACCCGGTCTCTCGTTGTATTGGGCCTACACTATCACGGATGACGCGAATGGCGCCCGCCTGCTCGCCTTTGGTTCCAGCAGCCAGTACGTCGGCACGACGGCACGGGTCACGGTTTCCGGTGCCACGACGACTCCAGGGGTGCACCAGTTCACGTTCCTGGCACAGAACCATGAAATTGTCGCCCTCACGGATTTCGCCTCCCTGCTGGCGTCGCCGTTCGTGGAGACCTGCCGCGCGTCATTGACGGTGACCGCAGATTAACGCGGCGCGGACCGTATGGCTCGCGTCGTCAGCGTGCCTGACGACGTGAGCGCCGGTCGGCGGATGCCAGGACCCGATATGGCTGGAGCGCGAGGTCAATGTCGCGCTTTAGCCACGACCGTGCCGTGCCGTCGCGGTGCGCCGCCCAGGACAACAACGATCCGCTGACCAGGGCGTTCAGCAGACGCGCCACCGCCGGCGCATCCAGCGCGAGCAGTTCACCAGCGACCACCCCCTCGTCGAGCAACGCCGCCACGAGCGCTTCGTTCTCCTGCGACAATTGGACGAAGTGCCGGTGCATCACCGGATCGGTGAGGTCCAGCTGCAACCACGACAGGTGGTGCGCCATCTCTTTCGGTGTCCGTGCCATCTCGGCAAAGCACAGCAGAAACTCGCGCGCGACCACCACTGGCGAGGCGTGTCGTTCCCGCAGCGCCGACACAATGGCCGCCCCCATGCCCCGCGTTCCCGCGCTCATACGCCGGAGCAAGGCCTGCTTGGAGCCAAACCGCTGAATGACCGTCGGCGCTGAGATCCCCGCCTCGTTCGCCACGAGCTGCAGCGTGAACTTCGCGGGCCCCACGCGCTGCATGACACGTTGGCACGCCGCCAGGATCTCGGCGTCGTCGATGGTTCGGGGGCGAGGTGACACGGGGGGCGCTGGGGTTGACAGATAATAAGTGAATGGTCATTTATAAACAAGACGGCAGACGGAAGTCGGCGGGCGCCGAGGCACAAGGCATCCGCAGCGTGATCAGCCGAGAGACGAGTCAGGCACCACCCCGCGCACCAGGCCCCAGCGACAAGCCACCACCCACCACCCACCAGCCCCATCCCTTGCCTCCCCTCATCGTCGTTGTCGGTGGCGCCACGCGTGGCGCTGGCCGCGGGATCGCCCGCGCCTTTGGCGAAGCTGGAGCGATCGTCTATTGCACGGGACGCTCGGCGACCGGATCGCCGTCGCCCTATGCGCGCCCCGAGACCATAGATGAGACGGCGGCGATGGTCACGGCCGCCGGCGGGACCGGCATTGCCGTGCGCGTGGACCACACCAACGCCGATGAGGTCAAGGCGCTTTTCCAACGCGTCGTCACCGAACGCAAGCGCATCGATGTGTTTGTCGACAGCGTGGCTGGCGAGGATCGCCTCTACGGTCCGTGGACCCCGTCGTGGGAGACGGACTTCTCCCAGGCAACAGCCGCCCTGCAGCAAGGGCTCGTCACGCGCGTCCTCGCCGCCGCCGAAGCCGCGCGGCACATGAAGGCAAAGAAGCGTGGCCTCATCATCGAGGTGACGGGAGCGGATTTTCCGTTCTACGGGGGGAACCTCGTGCACCAGCTCGTGATGCTTGGCCACAAGGGACTCGCCTTTCACCTCGCCGAGGAGCTGCGCCCGCACAAGGTCGCCGCGCTCTCCATCACGCCGGGGTTTCTACGTTCCGAGTCCATGCTGGAGCACTTCGGCGTGACCGAGGCGAACTGGCGCGACGGTGGAGCCAAGGATCGCCACTTCCTGCACTCCGAGTCCCCACTGCTCATCGGCCGCGCCTGCGTCGCGATCGCCCGTGACCCGGAGGTCATGTCATGGTCCGGCCACCTCACCAGCTCGTGGGAAGTCGCCGAACGATTCGGACTGCGCGACTACGACGGCTCCAACCCGGATTGGGGCGGCAACTGGACGCACGAGGTCATGAAGGAGATGGCCTGGATGCGCGAGGGCACTGAACGGCAGGTGGCGTGGCTGGACCGGGTGGCGGACAGACTGCGAGGGTACGTGGAGGGAAGGTCATCGGGGGCGGCGAAGCCGACCTAACGGCAGGTCAACAACCACGGCGAAGCACGAGAGGGAACGGGAGCACGGGGCAGGGCTCGCTGCACTCGTGCTCCCCGTGCTCCCCGTGCCGCCCGTACTGCCCGTGCTGCTCGTACTGCGCAGTGGCTGTTTGCCTTTCCCCTCTACTGCATCGTCGCGCTGAACATGATGTGCGCCTTCGGCGTCCCCGGCAGCATGATCCACGGATCGTTGCCGCGCGGCCGCTCCGGCAACCCGGTGGACGCACCCGTGGCGAACGGCACGTAGACCACGTACAGGCGCCGGCCCTCCGTCACCGCTTGCGTCTTCGGGTCATACCCCTTGCCGAAGATCTGGTACAGCGCGGCCGGATCCTTCGGCATCTTGAGCTTGCCGCTCTTCACTTCGGCGAAGCGCACGGTATCC comes from Gemmatimonadota bacterium and encodes:
- a CDS encoding TetR/AcrR family transcriptional regulator — protein: MSPRPRTIDDAEILAACQRVMQRVGPAKFTLQLVANEAGISAPTVIQRFGSKQALLRRMSAGTRGMGAAIVSALRERHASPVVVAREFLLCFAEMARTPKEMAHHLSWLQLDLTDPVMHRHFVQLSQENEALVAALLDEGVVAGELLALDAPAVARLLNALVSGSLLSWAAHRDGTARSWLKRDIDLALQPYRVLASADRRSRRQAR
- a CDS encoding SDR family NAD(P)-dependent oxidoreductase, which encodes MPPLIVVVGGATRGAGRGIARAFGEAGAIVYCTGRSATGSPSPYARPETIDETAAMVTAAGGTGIAVRVDHTNADEVKALFQRVVTERKRIDVFVDSVAGEDRLYGPWTPSWETDFSQATAALQQGLVTRVLAAAEAARHMKAKKRGLIIEVTGADFPFYGGNLVHQLVMLGHKGLAFHLAEELRPHKVAALSITPGFLRSESMLEHFGVTEANWRDGGAKDRHFLHSESPLLIGRACVAIARDPEVMSWSGHLTSSWEVAERFGLRDYDGSNPDWGGNWTHEVMKEMAWMREGTERQVAWLDRVADRLRGYVEGRSSGAAKPT